In Helicobacter mastomyrinus, a single genomic region encodes these proteins:
- a CDS encoding APC family permease: MKNTSVLFLCVGCIIGWGAFILPQDLFLSKAGLLESIIGLGLGGVAICIIAAQYTYLLQRYKRSGGEFYFTLKVLGRTHGFICGWFISLAYLCIIPLNATALNVMSHSFGFSGDIVLYHINGNAIYLLDIVISMSSIVCMGILNILGIRAAFLLQKIFTLLLCGSVVLFFVIMGIDSASYENFLSYFYQKEISLYGVMAVFALAPWAYLGFDCGVQIIQAIAYCKGIFNFFIYLSIWIGFALYAMLICITAFGVARDEIINLGWATHASIEGYFSIFGSIVLCIGVLSALFSGINGFFITTSKIFERLSITCFIPATLIKQNRFNVSYRVVYVIGFISCVMVIFGRESLLYIVDMSCVGIIVGFLYVSIISLLLKQRERQRISISSLLALGLSIIFDLLIFVPFSPAPLKLPSIIALAIWVLAGILLFARARRNASI; encoded by the coding sequence ATGAAAAATACCTCTGTTTTGTTTTTGTGCGTGGGGTGCATTATAGGTTGGGGAGCGTTTATCCTGCCTCAAGATTTATTTTTAAGCAAGGCGGGACTGCTTGAAAGCATTATAGGGCTAGGGCTTGGGGGTGTGGCTATTTGTATCATCGCAGCACAATATACATATCTACTTCAACGATACAAAAGGAGCGGAGGGGAATTTTATTTTACCCTTAAAGTATTGGGGCGCACACACGGCTTTATTTGTGGGTGGTTCATAAGCTTGGCGTATTTATGTATCATTCCGCTTAATGCTACAGCACTTAATGTGATGAGCCATTCCTTTGGATTCTCTGGCGATATCGTGCTTTATCATATCAATGGCAATGCGATTTATCTTTTAGATATAGTGATAAGTATGTCAAGTATCGTGTGTATGGGGATTCTTAATATATTAGGCATAAGGGCTGCATTCTTATTGCAAAAGATATTTACATTGCTTTTGTGCGGAAGCGTGGTATTATTTTTTGTCATAATGGGCATAGATTCTGCCTCTTATGAGAACTTTCTCTCATATTTTTATCAAAAAGAGATAAGCCTCTATGGCGTAATGGCGGTTTTTGCTCTCGCTCCTTGGGCGTATTTGGGGTTTGATTGTGGAGTGCAGATTATACAAGCTATTGCCTATTGCAAAGGCATATTTAATTTTTTTATTTATCTCTCCATTTGGATAGGATTTGCACTTTATGCGATGCTAATATGTATTACCGCTTTTGGCGTGGCAAGAGATGAGATAATTAATCTTGGGTGGGCTACGCACGCAAGCATAGAGGGGTATTTTAGTATTTTTGGAAGCATAGTGCTTTGCATAGGTGTATTAAGTGCACTTTTTAGCGGGATTAATGGATTTTTTATCACCACAAGCAAAATTTTTGAACGATTAAGTATAACGTGCTTTATCCCCGCGACACTTATCAAGCAAAATCGTTTTAATGTATCTTATCGGGTTGTTTATGTGATAGGATTCATATCTTGCGTGATGGTTATTTTTGGTAGAGAATCTTTGCTGTATATTGTAGATATGTCTTGCGTTGGCATTATCGTTGGATTCTTATATGTAAGTATTATATCGCTTTTGCTAAAGCAAAGAGAGAGGCAGCGCATTAGCATTTCAAGCCTTTTGGCTTTGGGTTTAAGCATTATATTTGACCTTTTAATCTTTGTGCCATTTTCTCCAGCACCCCTTAAGCTACCCTCTATTATCGCATTAGCAATATGGGTATTGGCAGGGATACTCCTTTTTGCAAGAGCTAGGAGGAATGCGAGTATATAG